CCAACACCTGCTACAGCTTTGTCTCCGACACCGAGGCGGTGCATGTGGCCTCGGTGCACCAGTACGACCCGGAGAAAAAGACCATGGTGACGGTCCCGGGCGCGGGCGGCTTGTCCAGCGCCCGCAATGAGCTGGAAGCCCACTACGCCTGGGCCTGGGGCCAAAATATCTGGGCCGATATGCTCGCGTGAGGCGAAGCGCTTCGTGCCCCTTGACGCCCGCCGGAAGGCGGGCGTTTTATTTAGAACGGCTTTTCGTTGCGGATGATCCCCACGCCGATTCCTTCGATGGTGAAAAAATGGGAGCGGGGATCGACCGGGATGGGAGGGAAGTCGGGATTTTCGGGCAACAGAACCACGTCCCGGCCGCGGCGCTTGAAGCGTTTCACCGTCACCTCGTCATAGAGGCGCGCCACGACGATCTGTCCAGAGCGGACCTCGCGAGTGCGATGCACGGCCAGCAGGTCGCCGTCCAGGATGCCAGCATCGCGCATGCTCATTCCCCGCACCCGGAGCAGGTAGTGGGCGCGTGGCTTGAACAGTTGGCCATCGATGCGGTAGCGGGTCTCGATGTTCTGTGCGGCGAGGATGGGCGAGCCGGCGGCGACGCGCCCGACGACGGGCAGGCCCATGGGCACCTTCAGGCGGATGCCGCGGGATGCTCCGGGCAGCAGCTCGATGGCGCCCTTGCGGGCAAGGGTCCGCAGGTGCTCTTCAGCCGCGTTTGGCGACTTGAATCCCAGGGCCTCGGCCATCTCGGCGCGAGTCGGCGGCAAGCCCGTGGATTCCATGAATTCGCGGATCCATTCCAGGATCTGGGCCTGTCGCGGCGTGAGCTCGTCCATGGCCGGCGGGTTGTATAAACATCCACCCTGGGATTGTATACAAAGCCGGGCAAGCCGCAAGGGCGGAACCGTCACCGAGCTTGGTTTTCCCTTTCCGGTTGGAGTGGTGGCACGGGCAAGGGAGCGGTCTTCAGGGGGCGCCTGGGGGTGAGCAAACACCGTGCTGGGTGTTGCAAACTGATCTTTAGGCGTACATGCTCTTGGACTGACGGGACCTCGGTCCGATGGCTGGGCGACGTACGACGGTCACAACGGAGGAGTGCCTGAAATGACGCTCGAAGAGAAACTCAAGCAGTGGTACCAGCGTCCGGAGATTCGCGCACGCAACTGGGAGCCACGCTTGTTCTGGAAGCCGACCGAGGATGGTCATCCTTTCGGTCAGCTCAAAGTGGATCCATGGGAGCTGGAAGTGTTGTTCGCCACGCTCCTGGGCGAGCCCGCAGAGCACTACGAGGCGCTCAACGCCCGCGTGCTGGAGGGGGACACCCACCGAGCCATGGGGCGCGCCGACTTTATCGCCACCTGTGCCAAGCGCGGGGAGCTTCCCTTGCTCACCCGCGTCGAAGACGTCCCTCCCGCCGGGCGCTGAGAACGGCGGGGAGGGCAACTTCACTGGAATCCTTTCGGCCGTTGCCGCCCTCCAGGGCTGCGCTGGGGTGGTGGCCTCAATCTTCCGCCGCCGGCGCCTTGTGCTGTGCGACGAGCTGCTGTTGGACGTTGGGCGGCACCGGCTCGTAGTGGCTGAACTCCACGCTGTAGGAGCCCGCGCCGCCGGTCAAGGACTTGAGCCGCGATTGATAGTTGTTGAGCTCGGACAGGGGCACGAGGCCGGCGACCGTCACCATTCCGCCGCGCACGGGCTGGGTCCCCGTGACCTGCCCGCGCTTGGAAGAGATGTCGCCCGTCACGTCACCCAGGTTGGCCTCCGGGACCGTGACCTCGATGTGGACGATGGGCTCCAGTACGATGGGGCGCGCCTTCATGACTGCGTCCAGGAACGCTTTCTTGCCTGCGGTGATGAAGGCGACTTCCTTTCCGTCTACCGGGTGGGTTTTGCCGTCGTAGACCACGACCCTCACGTCCTGCATGGGATAGCCGGCGATGGCACCGGATTCCAGGACCTGCTGCACCCCTTTTTCCACGGCGGGAATGAACTGGGAGGGAATCGCTCCCCCTTTCACTTCGTCTACGAATTCAAAGCCTGCGCCCCGCGGCAATGGCTCGATGCGCAGGAAGACCTCGCCGAATTGGCCGGCGCCGCCGGTCTGCTTCTTGTGCCGATGGTGGCCCTCGGCCGGGGCGGTGATGGTTTCCCGGTACTCGATGCGCGGTGGGTGGGTCTTAACCTCCAGCTTGTACTGGGTGGTCATGCGCTCGAGCAGCGTGCGGATGTGCAGCTCTCCCAAGCCCCGTACCACCGTCTCGTTGGTGGCCATCAGGCGTTCCACCTTGAGACAGGGGTCCTCGGCGGCGAGCTTCGTGAGCACCTCCCACAGCCGCTGCTCGTCACCGCGCTTGACCGGATCGATGGCCAGCCCGTAGATGGGGTTGGGAAATTCGAGGGGTTGCAGGTGGAGGCGGTCCTCGTCGTGGTGGTCGTGCAGCACGGCATCGAACGCGATCTCCTCCACCTTGGCCACCGCTCCGATGTCGCCGGGAATGCAGCGTTCCACCTCCACGTGCTCCTTGCCGCGGAGCATGAACAGATGGCCCACCTTGAAGGGCTTCCTGGCGTTCCCGACGAAGAGCTGGGAATCCTTGGTGATGGTGCCCTGGTGGACCTTGAACACGCCCAGCTTTCCCACGAACGGATCCACGCTTACCTTGAATACATGGGCTACCACGTGCTTGTCCGGGTCCGGGACTGCGCGGAACGCTTTCGCGTCCGGCCCTTCGCCCTTGATGAAGGGCCGCGGGTTGCCTTCGGCCGGGTTGGGCAGGAGCTTGACGAAGATGTCGAGCAGTTCCCGCACGCCCGCGCCGGTGCGGGCGGAAGTGAAGCAGATGGGGACCAGGTGTCCCTCCCGCAGTGCCTTTTCGAAGGGCGCATGGAGCTGTTCGGGATCGATGTCCCCTTGCTCCAGATACAGGGCCATGAGCTCCTCGTCCACCTCCACCACCTGATCGATGAGAGCCCGGTGCGCCTGCTCGACGGAGGAGAAGTCCGATTCCCCCGCCGGGTTGAAGAAGCAGTCCACCACCTTCGTGCCCCCCGCCGCGGGCAGGTTGATGGGCAGGCATTCCTTGCCGAAGGTCTGTTGCAGAGCGCTCAAGAGCGCCGGCAGATCGGCGTTTTCGGCGTCGATTTTGTTGACCACGATCATCCGACAAAGCTTGCGCCGGGCGGCCCAGTTCATCATCCGGG
This window of the Pelomicrobium methylotrophicum genome carries:
- a CDS encoding FCSD flavin-binding domain-containing protein — encoded protein: NTCYSFVSDTEAVHVASVHQYDPEKKTMVTVPGAGGLSSARNELEAHYAWAWGQNIWADMLA
- the lexA gene encoding transcriptional repressor LexA, which encodes MDELTPRQAQILEWIREFMESTGLPPTRAEMAEALGFKSPNAAEEHLRTLARKGAIELLPGASRGIRLKVPMGLPVVGRVAAGSPILAAQNIETRYRIDGQLFKPRAHYLLRVRGMSMRDAGILDGDLLAVHRTREVRSGQIVVARLYDEVTVKRFKRRGRDVVLLPENPDFPPIPVDPRSHFFTIEGIGVGIIRNEKPF
- the fusA gene encoding elongation factor G; translation: MGLMTTEAIRAVALVGHAGAGKTTLAEALLHQAGAIPSMGSIERGTTVCDFDPLEKQHQHSLYSAVAHFEYQDTRVHLIDTPGYPDFLGQAISCLPAAETVIVVVNAQTGIELTTTRMMNWAARRKLCRMIVVNKIDAENADLPALLSALQQTFGKECLPINLPAAGGTKVVDCFFNPAGESDFSSVEQAHRALIDQVVEVDEELMALYLEQGDIDPEQLHAPFEKALREGHLVPICFTSARTGAGVRELLDIFVKLLPNPAEGNPRPFIKGEGPDAKAFRAVPDPDKHVVAHVFKVSVDPFVGKLGVFKVHQGTITKDSQLFVGNARKPFKVGHLFMLRGKEHVEVERCIPGDIGAVAKVEEIAFDAVLHDHHDEDRLHLQPLEFPNPIYGLAIDPVKRGDEQRLWEVLTKLAAEDPCLKVERLMATNETVVRGLGELHIRTLLERMTTQYKLEVKTHPPRIEYRETITAPAEGHHRHKKQTGGAGQFGEVFLRIEPLPRGAGFEFVDEVKGGAIPSQFIPAVEKGVQQVLESGAIAGYPMQDVRVVVYDGKTHPVDGKEVAFITAGKKAFLDAVMKARPIVLEPIVHIEVTVPEANLGDVTGDISSKRGQVTGTQPVRGGMVTVAGLVPLSELNNYQSRLKSLTGGAGSYSVEFSHYEPVPPNVQQQLVAQHKAPAAED